One Leptospira wolbachii serovar Codice str. CDC genomic region harbors:
- a CDS encoding porin, whose translation MTQIRNFKFPILVFGLFLYFSILNAEETKPQTTESPILAKSPFPTSLKFGAFVDTFYSHNRNHPLSKERQYTTQAVRNDEFNINLGFVDAKWQEEKIRGRLAFQFGTSVNTNYAAEANKDVSSNQNSVKHIQEAYVGFKLAKDTWVDGGIYFGHIGHESWISSDNWNYTRALALDYVPYYSSGVRLTTKFTDKFQFQFHVMNGWQNITDQNKDKSLGSQFKFFLAPNFTITANQFVGNEAPDYERKQTRLYNNTILEWKALDWLSFAVSGDVGAQKAKESFQYEPWWKEINPTLGIYTNRESGVYNQWYHGTFWTSFRYEDLYRLSFRMERFYDPKQVMATTYTRNGFMTNGYTVTFDLLHWNPGMIRFEMIQRESMDPVFETDKNKHTRVERLFVVAASVRY comes from the coding sequence ATGACACAAATCCGTAATTTCAAATTTCCAATCCTGGTTTTTGGATTGTTCTTATATTTCTCTATATTGAATGCAGAGGAAACAAAACCGCAGACGACAGAATCACCTATTTTAGCAAAGAGTCCGTTTCCGACTAGCTTGAAGTTTGGTGCCTTTGTGGATACTTTTTACTCGCATAATAGAAATCACCCGCTATCGAAAGAACGTCAATACACAACTCAAGCTGTTCGTAACGATGAGTTTAATATCAATTTAGGTTTTGTGGATGCTAAGTGGCAGGAAGAAAAAATCAGAGGTCGGTTGGCTTTTCAGTTTGGGACATCGGTAAATACAAATTATGCGGCAGAAGCAAACAAAGATGTCAGCTCCAATCAAAATTCAGTAAAACACATTCAAGAGGCATACGTCGGCTTTAAGTTAGCAAAAGATACTTGGGTGGATGGGGGAATTTATTTTGGCCATATAGGTCATGAATCATGGATTTCTTCAGATAACTGGAATTATACTCGGGCACTGGCTCTTGATTACGTTCCCTATTATTCCTCTGGGGTTCGCCTTACAACCAAGTTTACCGATAAATTTCAATTTCAATTTCATGTGATGAATGGTTGGCAAAACATTACAGATCAAAACAAAGACAAATCTCTTGGATCTCAGTTTAAGTTTTTTTTGGCACCTAATTTTACAATTACGGCAAATCAATTTGTTGGGAATGAAGCTCCTGATTATGAACGGAAACAAACAAGACTTTATAATAATACAATTTTAGAATGGAAGGCGTTGGATTGGTTGTCATTTGCTGTTTCCGGCGATGTTGGTGCACAAAAAGCAAAAGAATCATTCCAATACGAACCTTGGTGGAAAGAAATCAATCCAACACTTGGAATTTATACCAATCGAGAGTCTGGTGTTTATAATCAGTGGTATCATGGAACGTTTTGGACAAGTTTTCGTTATGAGGATTTGTATCGTCTTAGTTTTCGCATGGAACGATTTTATGATCCAAAACAAGTAATGGCTACTACGTATACACGCAATGGATTTATGACCAATGGTTACACGGTTACATTTGATTTATTACATTGGAATCCTGGTATGATTCGTTTTGAAATGATCCAAAGAGAATCTATGGATCCTGTTTTTGAAACAGATAAAAATAAACACACTCGCGTAGAACGTTTGTTCGTTGTAGCGGCTTCTGTTCGGTATTAG
- a CDS encoding DUF455 family protein yields the protein MKISEYAKHLLLAPNLEDKLLPPSRQWEEETEFTALRIETPGRSTKFQFSDKKVKIPRLEHLGLESNRGLSLHHFANHELMAIELFAWALLAFPLAPKSIRNGFLKTIEEEQTHLKLYLQRMREFGIDFGDIPLNYIFWKQLGQFGSLESFSAVMSISFEGANLDYAQVYAQVFSYFGDQLTSDIMLTIFEDEVKHVKRGLRAFERSVPDNTNHWDHYLSLIQFPFTPRRAKGYLYLPETRSLAGMDSEFIQSLGNYEDEYTGRVNLESVKKFGLGETILRKNRLDSHSPNL from the coding sequence ATGAAAATCTCAGAATACGCAAAACATTTGTTACTTGCTCCAAACTTAGAAGATAAACTTTTACCTCCAAGTCGCCAATGGGAGGAGGAAACGGAGTTTACTGCGTTGCGGATCGAAACACCCGGACGTTCGACTAAATTCCAGTTTTCCGATAAGAAAGTAAAAATCCCTCGTTTGGAACATCTGGGTTTAGAATCCAATCGGGGCCTCAGTCTTCATCATTTTGCAAATCATGAACTTATGGCAATTGAGTTATTTGCTTGGGCGTTGCTCGCCTTTCCTTTGGCACCTAAATCCATCCGCAATGGATTTTTAAAAACAATCGAAGAAGAACAAACTCATTTAAAATTGTATTTGCAACGAATGAGAGAGTTTGGAATCGATTTTGGTGACATTCCTTTGAATTATATATTTTGGAAACAGTTAGGACAATTTGGAAGTTTAGAATCTTTTTCTGCGGTTATGTCTATTTCTTTCGAAGGTGCAAACTTGGACTATGCGCAAGTTTACGCACAAGTTTTTTCCTATTTTGGTGATCAGCTAACATCTGATATAATGCTTACTATATTTGAAGATGAAGTGAAACATGTGAAAAGAGGACTTCGTGCTTTTGAACGTTCTGTTCCAGATAATACGAACCATTGGGATCATTACCTCTCACTCATTCAATTCCCTTTTACTCCTAGACGAGCGAAAGGGTATCTTTACCTTCCAGAAACTAGATCACTTGCCGGTATGGATTCAGAGTTTATCCAATCTCTCGGAAATTATGAAGATGAATACACGGGGCGAGTGAATTTGGAATCTGTAAAAAAATTCGGACTTGGCGAGACCATCCTTAGAAAAAACAGACTTGATTCTCATTCCCCGAACCTTTAA
- a CDS encoding MGMT family protein, protein MDTAKTKSTNFYDSVYAVVKKIPKGKVTTYGHIALLLGSPRAARAVGYALNALKKEMEQKIPWQRVINAQGSISFRGDGFRADLQKKILQSEGVIFDLNNDRLNFDKYGWFP, encoded by the coding sequence ATGGACACAGCTAAAACTAAAAGTACGAATTTTTACGATTCTGTCTATGCGGTCGTAAAAAAAATTCCCAAGGGAAAAGTAACTACCTACGGGCATATCGCTTTACTTCTGGGGAGTCCTAGAGCTGCACGGGCCGTCGGATATGCTTTGAACGCGCTCAAAAAAGAAATGGAACAAAAAATCCCCTGGCAACGAGTGATCAATGCCCAAGGTAGCATTTCGTTTCGAGGTGATGGTTTCCGCGCAGACTTGCAGAAAAAAATCCTACAATCCGAAGGTGTTATCTTTGATTTAAACAATGATCGCTTAAATTTTGACAAGTACGGATGGTTTCCATAA
- the thiD gene encoding bifunctional hydroxymethylpyrimidine kinase/phosphomethylpyrimidine kinase — MKKDFPITLTIAGSDSGGGAGVQADLKTFSSLASFGTTVFTCLTAQNPDGVSDIFEISPDFVSAQLKAVAGYFQVKAAKTGMLYSANIIEAVADFFSENPDIQLVVDPVMVATSGAKLLKDDAIQSLTKDLLPLAKLITPNLDEASLLLGENIHQYDQLVPMAEKLFQKYKVPVLLKGGHLPNATEATDVLFDGKSSYIFSKPFLKGKNTHGTGCTYSAAITSFLAHGKNLPEAVGSAKEYLHLTLEDEIKTGPIHHLNHFPEPTN; from the coding sequence ATGAAAAAAGATTTCCCCATTACCTTAACAATTGCCGGTTCCGACTCGGGAGGTGGTGCCGGTGTACAAGCGGATCTAAAAACATTTTCATCCCTCGCTTCTTTTGGAACCACTGTCTTTACTTGTTTGACAGCTCAAAATCCCGATGGAGTGAGCGATATCTTTGAAATTTCCCCAGACTTTGTTTCCGCGCAGCTAAAAGCTGTCGCAGGATATTTTCAAGTCAAAGCAGCAAAAACGGGAATGTTATATTCTGCAAATATCATAGAAGCAGTTGCCGATTTTTTTTCCGAGAATCCCGACATACAACTAGTCGTTGATCCAGTGATGGTCGCCACAAGTGGTGCAAAACTCTTAAAAGACGATGCAATTCAATCTTTAACCAAAGACCTTTTACCACTTGCAAAACTAATTACACCTAACTTGGACGAGGCGTCGCTACTTCTAGGTGAAAATATTCACCAATACGACCAATTGGTTCCTATGGCAGAAAAATTATTTCAAAAATACAAAGTTCCTGTTCTTTTAAAAGGGGGACATTTACCAAACGCAACGGAAGCCACGGATGTTTTGTTCGATGGAAAATCTTCTTATATTTTTTCCAAACCATTCTTAAAAGGTAAAAATACACATGGAACAGGCTGCACTTACTCCGCTGCGATTACCTCTTTCCTTGCGCATGGAAAAAACTTACCCGAAGCAGTTGGTTCTGCAAAAGAATACCTTCACCTAACGCTAGAAGATGAAATAAAAACTGGACCGATTCATCATTTAAATCATTTCCCAGAACCAACGAACTGA
- a CDS encoding sigma-54-dependent Fis family transcriptional regulator: MSVKKFNPIQSIHEVATAMNSTQDPDGLLELILDRCIQICGVESGSLMLIDEKHGVLDAVTSRGMNQQLLRETKLKIGQGITGMAASTGKAKLVNDVSKDPDYIQVKEEIKSELVAPMIVEDDIIGVISLDSNRLNAFTAEMLEIVSVLANQAGQIFKNLQTIRSLEQRTKIQATLIEISKVVSSTLDQNEVFDSIMVTMEKSLRLEKGSIVLFNKEEGLLRIVAASGLSPEEIDKGTYQPGEGITGKVYESGEPIIIESVASHPDFLNRVGYLSHFKHDPHNVSLLCAPILSEQTMLGVVNAFIVQNKHTDLKSFLDFLQVVASIISQSIKIQNLVEEAKKEISRENIQLKRELKNKYKFGSLIGKAASMEKMFEKIQLVADSRASVLITGESGTGKEMIANAIHYNSSRSENPFIKINCAAIPENLLESELFGHKKGSFTGAVTDKKGKFELADTGTIFLDEIGEMDLNLQSKLLRVLQEREIEAIGSVKAKKVDVRIIAATNAELEQLVSEKKFRADLFYRLNVVKINTPPLRDRVEDIPLLMNHFLEKYTKDNNKVIKGISREASKLLLKYRWPGNVRELENVIERAVVLAQDEILSEEDFSDILASLEDMPEHTTEVAQLNHVETASGAEPLDLGSGRLTPGQLDGLDGRAMEIVVSEVESRLIQYAMKKFRYTKTRVAKFLGINRNTLDKKIKELNIEY, from the coding sequence ATGAGCGTGAAAAAATTTAATCCCATCCAATCCATCCATGAAGTAGCAACCGCTATGAATTCCACCCAAGACCCGGACGGGCTTCTTGAGCTTATTTTGGATCGATGCATCCAAATCTGCGGAGTGGAGTCTGGATCCTTAATGCTCATCGATGAAAAACATGGGGTTCTGGACGCTGTCACCTCTCGGGGAATGAACCAACAGCTGCTTCGCGAAACCAAACTCAAAATTGGGCAAGGGATTACGGGGATGGCGGCCTCTACGGGGAAAGCAAAACTTGTTAACGATGTTTCAAAAGATCCAGACTATATTCAGGTTAAAGAAGAAATCAAATCAGAGTTAGTTGCCCCTATGATTGTAGAAGATGACATCATTGGTGTGATCTCACTTGACTCCAATCGCCTGAATGCCTTTACCGCTGAGATGTTAGAGATTGTTAGCGTGCTTGCAAACCAAGCCGGACAAATTTTTAAAAATCTACAAACGATTCGTAGTTTAGAACAACGAACTAAAATCCAGGCAACACTCATTGAGATTTCCAAGGTGGTTAGCTCCACTTTGGACCAAAATGAGGTTTTTGATTCCATAATGGTCACTATGGAAAAATCCCTTCGATTGGAAAAAGGGAGTATTGTATTATTTAATAAAGAGGAAGGACTACTTCGCATTGTTGCGGCATCGGGTCTTTCCCCGGAAGAAATTGATAAAGGAACTTACCAACCAGGTGAAGGCATTACGGGAAAGGTATATGAATCTGGAGAACCAATTATCATTGAGTCTGTTGCAAGTCATCCAGACTTTTTGAATCGAGTAGGATACCTATCGCATTTTAAACATGATCCACATAATGTAAGTTTGTTGTGTGCTCCAATATTAAGTGAACAAACAATGTTAGGTGTTGTAAATGCATTTATTGTTCAAAACAAACATACAGATTTAAAATCCTTTTTAGATTTTTTGCAAGTGGTTGCCTCCATTATCTCTCAGTCGATTAAAATTCAAAATCTGGTAGAAGAGGCTAAAAAAGAGATTTCTCGTGAAAATATCCAACTCAAAAGAGAATTAAAGAATAAATATAAGTTTGGATCACTCATTGGAAAAGCAGCGAGTATGGAGAAGATGTTTGAAAAAATCCAACTTGTTGCGGATTCCAGAGCATCGGTTTTGATTACGGGAGAATCGGGGACAGGAAAGGAGATGATTGCCAACGCAATTCATTACAATAGTTCGCGTTCTGAAAATCCATTTATCAAAATCAACTGTGCTGCCATTCCTGAGAACCTACTGGAGAGTGAACTCTTTGGTCATAAAAAAGGATCCTTTACCGGAGCAGTTACTGATAAAAAAGGGAAGTTTGAATTAGCAGATACTGGAACTATCTTTCTAGATGAGATCGGTGAAATGGATTTAAACCTACAATCCAAATTGCTTCGCGTTTTGCAGGAACGTGAGATTGAAGCGATTGGTTCTGTAAAGGCCAAAAAAGTAGATGTAAGAATTATTGCTGCAACCAATGCCGAATTGGAACAACTTGTTTCTGAAAAAAAGTTTAGAGCAGATCTTTTTTATCGATTGAACGTAGTAAAGATCAACACACCACCGTTACGTGATCGAGTAGAAGACATCCCGTTACTAATGAATCACTTCTTGGAAAAATATACTAAAGATAATAATAAGGTAATTAAAGGTATCTCTCGGGAAGCTTCTAAGCTCCTTTTGAAATACCGTTGGCCAGGTAACGTTCGTGAGTTGGAAAATGTCATTGAAAGGGCAGTGGTTCTGGCTCAGGATGAAATACTAAGTGAAGAAGATTTCTCAGATATCCTTGCTAGTTTGGAAGATATGCCAGAACATACAACGGAAGTGGCGCAACTCAATCATGTGGAAACCGCATCTGGTGCGGAACCATTAGATTTAGGATCGGGGCGATTGACACCAGGACAACTCGATGGTCTAGACGGTCGTGCTATGGAAATTGTTGTCAGTGAAGTAGAATCAAGACTCATTCAATATGCAATGAAAAAGTTCCGTTATACAAAAACCCGTGTGGCAAAATTTTTGGGAATTAACCGAAACACTTTGGATAAAAAAATCAAAGAACTAAATATCGAATATTAG
- a CDS encoding GAF domain-containing SpoIIE family protein phosphatase, which translates to MNREPTDDRICLLCAEPQLPNGITKNGRFFCQTCDREWILEKRKIARIGKNILSSQEKTEFLLDNLSLFNSSMGLEELMQRFTELISVRLKRDKVAVFITNLELGEIKLAYYSSRQKTLQRAIKRITLDYDLSYGVLIEAMAKGEPCFYKFSEQSHPFYEFYSKLTGTKSQLVIPILYANTAVGMVTIDYEEEDYSDFFEDQEILQLVVGQFAVSLRNSLLFSKSESQSKNFQSLHTAALTLSQLYLNNHDEMIRMILLTLSGIVESSLTCLIERTFESSKAKVFKLYRDLENHQIQTKTETIDVDKIISILQTKETITLNPSTHSSLVTLGIEGKESMVFPLTLENRTSCVFILTKQENRFPHDEIEALNAFVSLARITMENSNLYQNLSNKERLEKEIEIAKEIQSTLLPRKAPEAEGFSFGGFMVPARGIGGDYYDFILSPNRNELFICIGDVSGKGVAAGLVMATVRTILHSLVRVKDSPWEILNDINSYLYTSYKEAITPRFMSMILLRWNLITGEVQYSGAGHGNFYHYQAGFKSLSIIETEGVILGIQPDISAFRNESKLKFDSGDTILLYTDGVTEARNSDGIEFGEPQLKSNFLSFIPLEPKNILERIYSELKEFVKEQEQHDDITMVAVRKI; encoded by the coding sequence ATGAACCGTGAGCCCACTGACGATCGGATTTGTTTGCTCTGCGCCGAACCGCAGCTCCCGAACGGGATCACAAAAAATGGGAGGTTCTTCTGCCAAACCTGTGACCGAGAGTGGATTTTAGAAAAAAGAAAAATCGCACGGATTGGGAAAAACATCCTGAGTTCCCAGGAGAAAACGGAATTTCTCTTAGATAATCTCTCCCTTTTCAATTCTTCCATGGGGTTGGAAGAATTGATGCAAAGGTTTACGGAACTTATATCCGTTCGTTTGAAACGCGATAAGGTTGCCGTTTTCATCACAAACTTAGAGTTAGGTGAAATTAAACTAGCCTACTATTCAAGCCGACAGAAAACCTTACAAAGAGCTATCAAACGAATCACATTAGATTATGATTTGAGTTATGGTGTTTTGATCGAAGCGATGGCAAAAGGGGAACCTTGCTTTTACAAATTTTCCGAACAAAGCCATCCGTTTTACGAATTCTATTCAAAACTCACTGGAACAAAATCTCAACTAGTCATTCCCATTCTTTATGCCAATACTGCGGTGGGAATGGTAACGATTGATTACGAAGAGGAGGATTATTCGGACTTTTTCGAAGACCAAGAAATTTTGCAACTTGTAGTGGGTCAATTTGCAGTATCACTTCGAAATTCTCTGTTATTTTCCAAATCAGAAAGCCAATCCAAAAACTTTCAAAGTTTGCATACAGCAGCCTTAACGTTAAGCCAACTCTACTTAAACAATCACGATGAAATGATTCGTATGATTCTTTTGACTCTTTCCGGTATTGTGGAATCCTCTCTGACTTGTCTCATCGAAAGAACATTCGAATCTTCCAAAGCAAAAGTATTCAAACTTTACCGGGATTTAGAAAACCACCAAATCCAAACAAAAACAGAAACCATCGATGTAGATAAAATTATTTCTATATTACAAACCAAAGAAACCATTACGCTTAATCCAAGCACCCATTCTAGTTTGGTTACCCTCGGAATCGAAGGAAAGGAATCTATGGTTTTTCCACTCACTTTGGAGAATAGAACCAGTTGTGTTTTTATTCTCACCAAACAAGAGAATCGATTTCCCCATGATGAAATAGAAGCATTGAATGCCTTTGTCTCTTTGGCTAGAATCACTATGGAAAATTCCAATTTATACCAAAACCTTTCCAATAAAGAAAGGTTGGAAAAAGAAATTGAAATTGCGAAAGAAATCCAAAGTACTCTCTTACCCAGAAAAGCACCAGAAGCGGAAGGGTTCTCCTTCGGCGGTTTTATGGTACCGGCTCGTGGGATTGGTGGAGACTACTATGATTTCATACTATCACCGAATAGAAACGAACTCTTTATTTGTATTGGCGATGTAAGTGGAAAAGGAGTTGCCGCTGGTCTTGTTATGGCAACCGTCCGGACCATTCTACACTCCCTTGTTCGGGTAAAAGATTCTCCTTGGGAGATCCTAAACGATATCAATAGTTACCTCTATACCAGCTATAAGGAAGCCATCACACCTCGGTTTATGAGTATGATTTTACTCAGATGGAATTTAATCACAGGCGAAGTGCAATACTCTGGTGCCGGACATGGAAATTTCTATCATTACCAAGCCGGTTTTAAATCTCTTTCTATCATCGAAACAGAAGGAGTGATCCTCGGAATCCAACCTGATATTTCAGCCTTTCGTAACGAGTCCAAATTGAAATTTGATTCAGGTGACACCATTTTACTTTACACAGATGGAGTCACAGAAGCACGAAACTCTGATGGGATAGAATTTGGAGAACCCCAATTAAAATCTAATTTTCTTTCCTTTATCCCGCTGGAGCCAAAAAACATACTCGAGAGGATCTATTCGGAACTAAAAGAATTTGTCAAAGAACAGGAACAACACGATGATATCACTATGGTAGCAGTAAGGAAGATATGA
- a CDS encoding tRNA lysidine(34) synthetase — translation MIPEIPTPITKLFETALARMGNRLPSLWAENKTQFLIAYSGGKDSSILVLFFKYLKEIYHIQTPTLFYLSHGIRSIETEEKELLQFLKSTEFPFHFVKKKSQICLSN, via the coding sequence ATGATCCCAGAAATTCCCACTCCAATCACAAAACTTTTTGAAACTGCCCTGGCCAGAATGGGAAACAGACTTCCATCACTTTGGGCAGAAAACAAAACTCAGTTTCTCATTGCCTATTCAGGTGGAAAAGATTCCTCAATTCTCGTTCTGTTTTTTAAATATCTCAAAGAGATTTACCATATCCAAACACCTACTCTGTTTTATTTGTCTCATGGCATTCGTTCCATTGAAACAGAAGAAAAAGAATTACTCCAGTTTTTAAAATCTACCGAATTCCCATTTCATTTTGTAAAAAAAAAATCCCAAATTTGTCTCTCAAACTAA
- a CDS encoding tRNA lysidine(34) synthetase gives MSLKLKKGLEETGRLIRYHELKKITDRIPAIVLTGHHCKDYTESIFLHLTRGGGKKAFYTLPPFDGERFLPLVFFEDKELDLLYEFVLNNMKVFEDESNKDPIYKRNRLRMDLLPLLEKENWNFHKIYWNFHDRSQLNLQFDLKKESVSKKEPHIFRIPHETWTSLNLPAKKELIDFHLKLLGHYPLYKSGFDNFHLQSEGERAFLENKNCFLYKSKFGDLFIIDKKSPAFKKAVSHRDGDNLCIEWNQNRFKLSDPEEKYSLGSWHHGQKIQIRSGNKEISECMRENGIPFFLRTYIPILYFDGEPIQILFSLFSKSEKNYPKRIYLER, from the coding sequence TTGTCTCTCAAACTAAAAAAGGGATTAGAAGAAACGGGAAGGCTCATTCGCTACCACGAACTTAAAAAAATTACCGATAGAATTCCTGCCATTGTTCTTACTGGTCACCATTGTAAAGACTATACAGAATCCATTTTCCTACACCTAACAAGAGGTGGTGGTAAAAAAGCATTTTATACACTCCCACCCTTTGACGGAGAACGATTTTTGCCTTTAGTTTTTTTTGAAGATAAAGAGTTGGACTTACTCTATGAGTTTGTTTTGAACAATATGAAAGTTTTTGAGGATGAATCCAATAAAGATCCAATCTACAAACGCAATCGACTTCGAATGGACTTACTTCCTTTATTAGAAAAAGAGAATTGGAACTTTCACAAAATTTATTGGAATTTTCATGATCGTTCCCAACTCAATTTACAATTTGATTTAAAAAAAGAATCCGTTTCCAAAAAGGAACCTCATATCTTTCGTATCCCACACGAAACCTGGACAAGTCTCAACTTACCTGCAAAAAAAGAACTGATTGATTTTCATCTAAAGTTACTTGGACATTATCCCTTATACAAATCGGGATTTGATAATTTCCATTTACAATCGGAAGGGGAAAGAGCTTTTTTAGAAAATAAAAACTGCTTTCTATACAAATCAAAGTTTGGTGATCTTTTCATCATTGATAAAAAATCTCCTGCTTTTAAAAAAGCAGTCTCCCATCGGGATGGGGATAACCTTTGTATTGAATGGAACCAGAACAGGTTCAAACTTTCTGATCCAGAGGAAAAATACAGCCTTGGATCTTGGCACCATGGTCAAAAAATCCAAATTCGCTCAGGAAATAAGGAAATTTCGGAATGTATGCGGGAAAACGGAATTCCTTTTTTCTTAAGAACCTATATTCCTATTCTCTATTTTGACGGAGAACCCATTCAAATTTTGTTTTCCCTCTTTTCGAAAAGCGAAAAGAATTATCCCAAACGAATCTATTTGGAAAGGTGA
- the yihA gene encoding ribosome biogenesis GTP-binding protein YihA/YsxC, translated as MHKYSKEIPFPETKFFTSIANLNEKEELDSIPSIAFMGRSNSGKSSLLNALSNHRGLAKVSRTPGKTKLINIFRTKEGFNLIDLPGFGYSKASHKEHKDMMKLLEGFLNTWQNLKILFILCDSQREFPEEELSTIEVAMEKKIKPVVIRTKIDKLNQSEQHRVRTEMESAMNEIGIPFRVFYLSATTGRGVGELREFIVENMIDQTKVSK; from the coding sequence ATGCACAAGTATTCCAAAGAAATTCCCTTTCCGGAAACTAAATTTTTCACTTCCATTGCCAACCTAAATGAAAAGGAAGAATTGGACTCTATTCCTTCCATCGCATTTATGGGAAGGTCCAACTCTGGAAAGTCAAGTTTGCTCAACGCCCTTTCAAACCACAGAGGACTTGCCAAAGTTTCGAGAACTCCAGGGAAAACAAAACTCATCAATATTTTTAGAACAAAAGAAGGATTTAATCTTATCGACTTACCAGGGTTTGGTTATTCAAAAGCCTCTCATAAAGAACACAAAGATATGATGAAACTTTTAGAAGGTTTCCTTAATACATGGCAAAATTTAAAAATCCTATTTATCCTTTGTGATTCACAAAGAGAATTTCCGGAAGAAGAACTTTCTACGATTGAAGTTGCCATGGAAAAAAAAATCAAACCTGTGGTGATCCGAACCAAAATTGACAAACTGAATCAAAGCGAACAACACCGCGTGCGTACCGAAATGGAATCAGCAATGAATGAAATCGGGATTCCCTTTCGAGTATTTTATCTTTCAGCAACAACAGGAAGGGGTGTGGGAGAATTACGTGAGTTTATTGTAGAAAATATGATAGATCAAACGAAGGTATCTAAATAA
- the lsa25 gene encoding surface adhesin Lsa25 — MKKIQYCFALLVLSFFMNCEMKPVDDIYGLSPEETSQLIAGILANQGLRDNGNGTVTDPVANLVWQKCTHGQVYRPGNNDCLGAPQGSILNPNDVARAGAAQVAYCDSKTHACNSIAFPQVLQGFSSISVAGSSELYGACQNSNYLGASWRVPTVAEYQRLVVPGRAATLQFFPSTQEEDYWTAWSNNEDIPGETAHAISFDRQSYGVQRNVVKTQRNYVRCVRTGP; from the coding sequence ATGAAAAAAATTCAATATTGTTTCGCTCTTTTGGTCTTATCTTTTTTCATGAATTGTGAAATGAAACCTGTGGATGATATCTACGGTCTAAGCCCGGAAGAAACCAGTCAATTGATCGCAGGTATCTTAGCCAACCAAGGTCTCAGAGACAATGGTAATGGAACTGTGACAGATCCAGTTGCCAATCTAGTTTGGCAGAAGTGTACTCACGGCCAAGTTTACCGCCCGGGAAATAACGATTGTTTGGGAGCACCGCAAGGTTCCATTTTAAATCCGAACGATGTGGCTCGTGCAGGTGCAGCCCAGGTTGCCTACTGTGATTCCAAAACACATGCGTGTAACTCAATTGCGTTTCCTCAAGTGCTTCAAGGTTTTTCCTCAATTTCAGTCGCTGGCTCCAGCGAATTGTATGGGGCTTGCCAAAACAGCAATTATTTAGGCGCTAGTTGGAGAGTACCCACTGTGGCCGAATACCAAAGGTTAGTGGTTCCTGGTCGGGCTGCCACCCTCCAGTTCTTTCCTTCCACCCAGGAAGAAGACTATTGGACCGCTTGGTCGAACAACGAAGACATTCCAGGGGAAACAGCACACGCCATTTCGTTTGACCGGCAATCTTACGGAGTTCAGAGGAACGTTGTAAAAACACAAAGGAATTATGTCCGTTGTGTTCGTACCGGCCCCTAA